In Candidatus Eremiobacteraceae bacterium, a single window of DNA contains:
- a CDS encoding VOC family protein — protein MATASKIGIRGVDTTMYLVKDVDRATKFYTDVLGFAPTLSFGVGAEWTFPTGETFGIVKPPTAPWEKSGGVHFGVDDIKAAVAACKASGITFEDDAKIYETPGCFLAFAHDSEGNEFILHELKPR, from the coding sequence ATGGCAACTGCGAGCAAGATCGGAATTCGAGGCGTCGACACGACGATGTATCTGGTCAAAGACGTCGACCGCGCGACGAAATTCTATACTGACGTGTTAGGATTTGCTCCTACGCTCAGCTTCGGCGTCGGAGCCGAGTGGACGTTTCCGACCGGCGAAACATTCGGCATCGTCAAACCGCCTACCGCGCCTTGGGAGAAGTCGGGTGGCGTGCACTTCGGCGTCGACGATATCAAAGCTGCGGTCGCGGCCTGCAAGGCAAGCGGCATCACGTTCGAGGACGACGCGAAGATCTATGAGACGCCCGGGTGCTTTCTCGCGTTCGCGCACGATAGCGAGGGCAACGAGTTCATTCTCCATGAATTGAAGCCGCGCTAA
- a CDS encoding adenylate/guanylate cyclase domain-containing protein, which translates to MTESKRAVSSRLREDSLPSGLVAFLFTDIEGSTQRWDKHRDAMDAAVKLHDTIVRGAIEGGTGYVFKTAGDAFCAAFSSARDAVTAAIEIQRELAGADFAAVDGIRVRIGLHVGQASERDGDYFGPAVNRTARLMSIGHGGQVLLSGAMRESAEISLPSGVWLTDLGQRRLKDLTEPEHVWQLDIAGLAADFPPLSSLDARPNNLPVQLTRLIGREQDVDEIKALITKHRLVTLLGSGGVGKTRLALQVAADLIDRYPDGVWFADLAPISDPELVASVVAQALGMSQAQDRRVDEAVVERLKRKNLILVLDNCEHLVEAAARLSAAIVRGCAGVSILTTSRQALGIDGEVVHRLPSLAVPANFGEMRAGEAHQYGAIALFVERASAADSRFSLTDDTAPVVADICRRLDGIPLAIELAAARVKVLTIPNLAKRLDDRFKLLTGGNRTALPRQKTLMALIDWSYDLLTESEQTLLARVAIFAGGFGLDAAATICADGTVDEVEILDLLSSLTDKSLIVADTLGEEERYRLLESTRAYSLAKLNALGERERLAASHAAYFKRLAEFADQTHLRVPSPLPLALLEVERDNFRAALEWSITDEHDVPLGAAIAGSLERLWTTGGLMAEGRYWIGRAQARLDESSNPKEAARLWLALAGIVHAKPKYECAMRALALYETFAEPRRAAWSQFYAAFALHQMGRIEEAERECEHALLASRDCGNTRCVAACLNLQGLFYRSPGHESAEARKVFAQALEIFKSLEDDAGSAVVLGNIAELDFFEGNLDSATAMAEEARDVTLGTHNMFYLAISNTNLAAYNIASGDYDAALRAAREGLKCALQEQHALGIAIVLQHFAQLAAIRGDAREGARLLAYVDARLRALSYEREYTEKWCLEKLMIELRRTLDDSEIERLAAEGAAWTEDRAVGLAMSTCEDLL; encoded by the coding sequence ATGACCGAGTCGAAGCGAGCTGTGTCGTCTAGACTTCGAGAGGACAGTTTACCCTCGGGCTTGGTCGCTTTTCTCTTCACCGACATCGAAGGCTCGACGCAGCGTTGGGACAAGCACCGAGACGCCATGGACGCTGCCGTCAAGCTCCACGATACGATTGTGCGCGGTGCGATAGAGGGCGGCACCGGTTATGTTTTCAAAACGGCCGGTGACGCGTTTTGCGCCGCGTTTTCTTCAGCGCGCGACGCTGTGACCGCCGCGATTGAGATCCAGCGCGAACTCGCGGGCGCAGACTTTGCGGCTGTCGACGGCATTCGCGTCAGAATCGGTCTGCATGTCGGCCAAGCCTCCGAGCGCGACGGCGATTACTTCGGACCTGCCGTGAATCGGACGGCGCGGCTCATGTCGATCGGCCACGGCGGTCAAGTGCTTCTCTCCGGCGCGATGCGCGAGTCGGCTGAGATATCGCTGCCGAGCGGCGTATGGCTCACTGATCTCGGACAGCGACGGCTCAAGGATCTCACGGAACCGGAACACGTCTGGCAGCTCGATATCGCAGGTTTGGCGGCCGATTTTCCACCGCTCTCGTCGCTCGACGCGCGGCCGAACAACTTGCCGGTGCAGCTGACGCGCCTCATCGGTCGCGAGCAGGACGTCGACGAGATCAAGGCGCTGATCACGAAGCATCGACTGGTGACGCTGCTCGGTTCTGGCGGCGTGGGAAAGACCAGACTTGCCTTGCAAGTGGCAGCGGACCTCATCGATCGGTACCCGGACGGAGTTTGGTTCGCCGACTTGGCGCCCATCAGCGATCCGGAACTCGTCGCAAGCGTGGTCGCTCAGGCGCTCGGCATGTCGCAAGCGCAGGACCGGCGCGTCGATGAAGCCGTCGTCGAACGACTCAAGCGCAAGAACCTCATTCTCGTGCTGGACAATTGCGAACACCTCGTAGAAGCCGCGGCTCGCCTTTCCGCGGCGATAGTGCGCGGTTGCGCCGGCGTGAGCATTCTCACGACGTCGCGGCAGGCGCTGGGCATCGATGGAGAAGTCGTCCATAGACTACCATCGCTTGCCGTTCCGGCAAACTTCGGCGAAATGCGAGCCGGAGAGGCGCATCAGTACGGAGCGATCGCGCTCTTTGTCGAACGCGCAAGCGCGGCGGACTCGCGCTTTTCACTCACGGACGACACGGCGCCCGTCGTCGCGGATATCTGCAGACGGTTGGACGGTATTCCGCTTGCCATCGAGCTTGCCGCGGCGCGCGTCAAAGTGCTGACGATTCCCAATCTCGCAAAGCGACTGGACGATCGGTTCAAACTCCTTACCGGCGGGAACAGAACAGCGCTGCCGCGCCAGAAGACGCTCATGGCCTTGATCGATTGGAGCTATGATCTTCTGACCGAATCCGAGCAGACACTGCTCGCACGGGTGGCGATATTCGCGGGCGGTTTTGGGCTGGATGCCGCGGCGACGATTTGCGCCGACGGAACCGTCGATGAAGTCGAGATCCTCGATCTGCTGTCGTCATTGACGGACAAGTCGCTGATCGTCGCGGACACGTTGGGAGAAGAGGAGCGCTATCGGCTGCTCGAATCGACGCGCGCGTACTCGTTGGCAAAACTAAATGCTTTAGGCGAACGCGAGCGGCTGGCCGCAAGCCACGCCGCCTATTTCAAGAGGCTGGCGGAGTTCGCAGACCAGACGCACCTCAGGGTCCCGAGCCCATTGCCGCTTGCCCTTCTCGAAGTCGAGCGAGACAACTTCCGGGCGGCGCTCGAGTGGTCGATAACTGACGAGCACGACGTGCCACTTGGCGCCGCTATCGCGGGAAGTCTCGAACGGCTGTGGACCACAGGTGGACTCATGGCTGAGGGCCGCTATTGGATCGGTCGCGCGCAAGCGCGCCTGGATGAATCGTCTAACCCGAAGGAAGCGGCTCGGCTCTGGCTCGCGCTCGCCGGCATAGTCCACGCAAAGCCCAAATACGAATGTGCGATGCGCGCGCTCGCGCTCTATGAAACGTTTGCTGAGCCAAGGCGCGCGGCGTGGTCGCAATTTTATGCGGCATTCGCTCTCCATCAGATGGGCCGGATCGAGGAAGCAGAACGCGAGTGCGAACATGCACTGCTCGCGAGCCGCGACTGCGGCAACACCCGATGCGTAGCGGCGTGCCTCAATCTGCAGGGACTATTCTATCGATCTCCTGGCCATGAATCCGCCGAGGCGCGCAAAGTATTCGCACAAGCGCTCGAGATATTCAAGTCCTTGGAGGATGATGCCGGCTCCGCGGTCGTCCTTGGCAACATTGCTGAGCTCGACTTTTTTGAAGGAAACCTCGACAGCGCGACCGCTATGGCTGAAGAGGCCCGCGACGTCACGCTCGGCACGCACAACATGTTCTACCTCGCCATCAGCAATACGAATCTCGCAGCGTATAATATCGCCTCCGGTGATTATGATGCGGCGCTTCGCGCCGCGCGTGAGGGCCTGAAGTGTGCGCTGCAGGAGCAGCACGCGCTCGGCATCGCGATCGTGCTGCAGCATTTCGCGCAGCTCGCTGCCATCCGCGGCGATGCGCGCGAGGGCGCACGGCTTCTCGCTTATGTCGACGCGCGTTTGCGTGCGCTGAGCTACGAACGAGAGTACACCGAGAAGTGGTGTCTTGAGAAGCTCATGATCGAGCTTCGAAGAACTTTGGACGATTCTGAGATCGAGCGGCTAGCGGCCGAAGGCGCTGCTTGGACGGAAGATCGCGCTGTCGGACTTGCTATGTCGACGTGTGAGGACTTACTTTGA
- a CDS encoding S53 family peptidase: MLARFSIFGAIVTFALGTAVAAASTSPIEIGTVTGVRDYGRASESTRVRVAVVLNYHRDAELESLTQAQADPASPLFHHFLTPEQFSNYFAATPAEYGSVIASLRRGGFTITHIFANRTVVDAVAPAPIAARYFSTDIHRVLTADGRITYTNVLPGIVPAEIGDLVFSVQGLDAVGRMRPTIAFSPRAGRRLIAPAVSPDTAPVFGPDGGYGPLVFTRSYDLPSSKGFTGAGHASGVATDADFLNSDLNSFLAYFRIKRTGPQTTRVLVDGGPPPGDGPDSIETTLDVEQITSLAPGTALYVYEVTYDEPTNANFIDIFNQVVSDDKVDTLNSSYGYCETAIHKGYPASLNTVAKQGNALGITFHSSAGDTGSSWDGCSGVAVGTPVDIPHGEAIGGTTLSVDGNGNETGEIGWNSTGGGISKLFAVPTWQQNVPHVIKGGRNLPDLAFDADPGTGGSYFYGGFWSGPIGGTSMSSPIFGASLTEINQVEGARAGDFNVTLYKTWLAHGYGNGTTANFRDITSGSIPPYHAGPGYDQMSGIGAMLVNNFVKLFRR; the protein is encoded by the coding sequence ATGCTTGCTCGCTTTTCGATTTTCGGCGCGATCGTGACGTTTGCGCTCGGCACCGCGGTCGCCGCTGCGTCGACTTCTCCGATCGAGATCGGAACGGTCACCGGCGTCCGTGACTATGGTCGAGCATCGGAAAGCACACGCGTGCGCGTCGCAGTCGTGTTGAACTACCATCGCGACGCAGAGCTCGAGTCGCTGACGCAGGCGCAAGCAGATCCGGCTTCTCCTCTCTTTCATCACTTCCTCACGCCCGAGCAGTTTTCGAATTACTTTGCGGCAACACCGGCAGAGTACGGAAGCGTCATCGCATCGCTGCGGCGCGGCGGGTTCACGATCACGCATATTTTTGCGAACCGCACCGTCGTGGATGCGGTCGCGCCCGCGCCGATCGCGGCGCGCTATTTCAGCACGGATATCCACCGTGTTCTCACCGCAGACGGCCGGATCACGTATACAAACGTACTTCCCGGCATCGTGCCGGCCGAGATCGGCGATCTCGTCTTCAGCGTTCAGGGCTTGGACGCCGTCGGTCGCATGCGCCCGACTATCGCATTCAGCCCAAGAGCGGGTCGGCGCTTGATCGCTCCGGCAGTCAGCCCCGACACGGCACCCGTTTTCGGGCCGGACGGGGGTTACGGACCGCTCGTCTTCACTCGGTCGTACGATTTACCGTCCTCGAAGGGCTTCACAGGCGCCGGTCACGCGTCTGGCGTCGCGACGGATGCCGACTTCCTCAATAGCGATCTTAACTCGTTTCTCGCGTACTTCCGCATCAAACGCACCGGCCCCCAGACCACGCGCGTGCTCGTCGATGGCGGACCGCCGCCCGGTGATGGTCCAGATTCGATCGAGACGACGCTGGATGTCGAGCAGATCACGTCACTCGCGCCCGGCACGGCGCTCTACGTCTACGAGGTGACGTACGATGAGCCGACCAACGCGAATTTCATCGACATCTTCAACCAAGTCGTGAGTGACGACAAAGTCGACACCCTCAACTCGAGTTACGGGTACTGCGAGACGGCGATCCACAAAGGCTATCCGGCGTCGCTGAATACTGTCGCCAAACAGGGTAACGCCCTCGGCATCACATTCCACTCGTCGGCCGGGGACACGGGGTCGTCCTGGGATGGCTGCTCGGGCGTCGCGGTTGGAACGCCCGTCGACATTCCGCACGGCGAAGCCATTGGCGGCACCACGCTCTCAGTCGACGGCAATGGCAACGAAACCGGGGAAATCGGTTGGAATAGCACGGGCGGCGGCATTTCGAAGCTCTTCGCAGTTCCGACGTGGCAGCAGAACGTGCCGCACGTCATCAAAGGCGGACGCAATCTCCCCGACTTGGCGTTTGACGCGGACCCGGGAACCGGCGGATCGTATTTCTATGGAGGATTCTGGTCGGGACCGATCGGCGGCACCTCGATGTCATCGCCGATCTTCGGCGCCTCGCTCACCGAGATCAATCAAGTGGAAGGAGCGCGAGCCGGCGATTTTAACGTAACGCTCTATAAGACTTGGTTGGCTCATGGGTACGGCAACGGCACGACGGCCAACTTCCGCGACATAACGTCCGGCAGCATTCCGCCGTATCATGCCGGCCCGGGCTATGACCAGATGTCGGGCATCGGCGCGATGCTCGTCAACAATTTCGTCAAGCTGTTTCGAAGATAA
- a CDS encoding multicopper oxidase family protein, which produces MLKRRDVLRLGAAGALGLATTNVGKAMAGATVPAASSVGADAELDRLTTAGLRALPPLRPPDSVSRSGQTKRFTLTLAPATVQPLPKHRISVPAINGTSPGPVLRAGEGDEVEITVINRLPRATSLHWHGIPIPFTMDGSGSFSQQAIRPNETFVYRFIAPQAGTYMYHSHINELEFASVSGMFIVDPQVDGREPHYASDLPIFISSIPWEKARAAEEQTILADSMMMTGMGAKPGADPLPGVGDAMDRMDMVEYWCFNGKTFPATQPIAVRSGDLVRLRFGNLTNMAHPIHLHGHWFRLIAQDGSPLERPQTMNTVPVHPGQTVDIDFLANNPGVWPLHCHIVAHMVDNHDVMSGLMTVVQYEGFGLPAMMM; this is translated from the coding sequence ATGCTAAAGCGACGTGACGTCCTACGACTTGGTGCAGCCGGGGCGCTCGGATTGGCGACGACGAATGTCGGGAAGGCAATGGCCGGCGCGACCGTGCCGGCCGCCTCGTCTGTGGGCGCTGATGCAGAACTCGATCGGCTCACGACGGCCGGCTTGCGCGCGTTGCCGCCGTTGCGGCCGCCGGACTCCGTCAGCCGAAGCGGTCAGACGAAGCGATTCACGCTGACGCTCGCGCCGGCGACGGTTCAACCATTGCCGAAACACCGCATATCTGTTCCCGCCATCAACGGCACGTCGCCCGGGCCGGTGTTGCGCGCCGGCGAAGGTGATGAAGTCGAAATCACCGTGATCAATCGCCTTCCCAGGGCGACCTCGCTGCACTGGCACGGAATACCGATCCCGTTCACCATGGACGGGTCCGGAAGTTTCTCGCAACAAGCGATTCGACCAAATGAGACATTTGTCTATCGGTTCATCGCGCCCCAGGCGGGGACGTACATGTACCATAGTCACATCAACGAGCTGGAATTCGCTTCCGTCAGCGGCATGTTCATCGTCGATCCGCAAGTTGACGGACGCGAGCCGCACTATGCGTCGGACCTACCGATTTTCATCAGTTCGATCCCGTGGGAGAAAGCGCGCGCCGCAGAGGAGCAAACCATACTCGCGGACAGCATGATGATGACCGGTATGGGCGCGAAACCCGGCGCCGATCCATTGCCTGGAGTCGGCGACGCGATGGATCGCATGGACATGGTCGAGTACTGGTGCTTCAACGGTAAGACGTTTCCGGCGACGCAGCCCATCGCCGTGAGATCAGGCGATCTGGTTCGCCTGCGTTTCGGGAATCTCACGAACATGGCGCATCCGATCCACCTACACGGCCATTGGTTTCGACTGATCGCGCAGGACGGCAGCCCGCTCGAACGGCCGCAGACCATGAACACGGTGCCGGTCCACCCTGGCCAGACGGTCGACATCGATTTTCTCGCGAACAATCCAGGTGTCTGGCCGCTGCATTGCCACATCGTCGCGCACATGGTGGACAATCACGATGTGATGAGCGGGCTGATGACCGTCGTCCAGTATGAAGGCTTCGGCTTGCCTGCTATGATGATGTAG
- a CDS encoding EAL domain-containing protein gives MTQTARDTGKQTFQLLFGSARHAVFAYDIRSGAIIDANDAAVSLFGYARRKLYSLKLADIIARGEEEFIGQSLQKKRAGPRVVRFRISDVDGRVTRIEGFATPITYAGRHAMLISVSNEDAPAKKRARQAVDAASIPAPILLEQVRRQEALIEFAKAAIAEQSDIELKRLGARLLRDGLAVDFVLAYEHQWRDRSLKCVAAEGWEGALDSITFDVAGDSLAAKSFRSRGVVAAADLDASDRPLDSAWFLDRYSIRAAIGIPIRSDTRDYGSLVGYVKNVKRFDEEDVRFALTVAGVIAIATEGLRARSKAIATADRLTEVLASIVEHFVHIDREWKIKFVNVTVESLFSKPAEELVGEPIERWFPSFSQPEHRRRYEDAMHDGIPSQFEFRSLLNDHWYEARVRPTPDGIAVYFLDITSRHDAEEKRLDHERRIRRLIDHMPAILWVTDLDLTIQTSIGGALRRLGAEDDSMVGNNLRRMFDDQAGPTISSHERALKGEACDYMDSFGDRTFESRVEPLRDSHGGIIGVAGLCIDVTERISLEHTLAEAQTLARFGTWTYDRESGERTISDELLRIFGRTADEMPADFTALGDAIHADDVAFVESAVQHAIRAGISWNIDHRINHKDGSVRHIQNVGRYDVDETGASTRGFGSVLDITERKIAESELVRLANFDVLTNLPNRMQVEVRLSESLGRALERGKLVALCCLDVDRFKNINDTLGHVAGDTLLKEVGDRLSSIVRRGDTVGRLGSDEFAIVFADVATVADLTLLADKVTRAFSEPFIIGGRELYVNASAGFSIYPGDACDSESLIRQADTAVHSAKESGGGQAVFFSSDMHDEADSRLEFQNSLYRALGRGEFRLHFQPIVDAASRRLRGFEALIRWEHPTLGLVPPDRFIPLAEQTGLIIPIGEWVLRQACSQALGWHSDQAGYPWVAVNISARQFSHPDLVSIVGETLRSSGLPADRLTLEVTESAVVRDIQAGAGTIRSLRSMGVKIAIDDFGIGYSSFGYLRSFAFDTVKIDRSFTRGLPEKSEDAAITRGIIALSQALGMTVTAEGVETEEQATFLAAAGCDSLQGYLIGRPTAHVSDPNR, from the coding sequence TTGACCCAGACTGCGCGTGATACCGGTAAGCAGACGTTCCAACTACTCTTTGGGAGCGCCCGCCACGCGGTGTTCGCGTACGATATCCGCAGCGGTGCGATTATCGATGCCAACGATGCCGCCGTCTCGCTCTTCGGCTATGCGCGCCGAAAGCTCTACAGCCTTAAACTCGCCGACATCATCGCGCGCGGCGAGGAAGAATTCATCGGGCAGAGCCTGCAGAAAAAGCGCGCTGGACCCCGAGTCGTGCGCTTCCGGATATCTGACGTCGACGGTCGTGTGACGCGCATCGAGGGATTTGCGACGCCGATCACTTACGCCGGTCGGCACGCGATGCTGATCAGCGTGTCGAACGAGGATGCTCCGGCCAAGAAGCGTGCTCGACAGGCAGTTGATGCGGCATCAATCCCGGCACCGATATTACTTGAGCAGGTCAGGCGTCAGGAAGCGCTTATCGAATTCGCCAAGGCGGCGATCGCAGAGCAATCCGACATCGAATTGAAGCGCCTCGGCGCCCGGCTGCTGCGCGACGGCCTTGCGGTCGACTTCGTTCTCGCGTACGAACATCAATGGCGCGATCGATCGCTGAAGTGTGTGGCCGCCGAAGGTTGGGAAGGCGCGCTCGATTCTATCACATTCGATGTCGCGGGCGATTCGCTGGCGGCCAAATCATTTCGATCGCGTGGGGTCGTCGCAGCCGCCGATCTCGACGCTTCCGATAGGCCGCTTGATTCCGCTTGGTTTCTCGATCGCTACTCGATTCGCGCCGCTATCGGCATCCCGATCCGCTCTGACACGCGAGACTATGGGTCGCTTGTCGGCTACGTCAAGAATGTGAAACGCTTTGATGAAGAAGATGTTCGCTTCGCTTTGACGGTCGCCGGCGTTATCGCAATCGCTACGGAGGGACTTCGCGCGCGCTCGAAGGCGATAGCAACAGCGGATCGACTGACTGAAGTCCTCGCAAGCATCGTCGAACACTTTGTGCACATCGATCGCGAGTGGAAGATCAAATTTGTAAACGTCACCGTGGAGTCGCTTTTCTCCAAGCCCGCCGAGGAGCTCGTCGGTGAGCCGATCGAGAGGTGGTTCCCGTCGTTCTCGCAACCCGAACATCGGCGGCGCTACGAGGACGCGATGCACGATGGCATCCCGTCACAGTTCGAGTTCCGTTCGTTGCTCAATGATCATTGGTACGAAGCACGTGTCCGGCCGACTCCGGATGGGATCGCCGTCTATTTCCTGGACATAACGTCGAGACACGATGCAGAAGAGAAGAGACTCGATCACGAGCGGCGGATCCGCCGCCTGATCGATCACATGCCGGCCATCCTGTGGGTGACCGATCTCGACCTCACGATACAGACTTCGATCGGCGGAGCGCTTCGCAGGCTTGGGGCTGAAGACGATTCTATGGTCGGAAACAATCTTCGACGGATGTTCGACGACCAGGCTGGACCGACGATCAGTTCGCACGAGCGGGCCCTCAAAGGGGAAGCCTGCGACTACATGGATTCATTCGGCGACCGGACATTTGAAAGCCGCGTCGAACCGCTGCGCGATTCGCACGGTGGCATCATCGGGGTAGCCGGCCTTTGCATTGACGTCACCGAACGCATAAGTCTAGAACATACCCTTGCTGAAGCGCAGACGCTGGCTCGCTTCGGCACGTGGACGTACGATCGTGAGAGCGGCGAGCGCACGATTTCGGACGAGCTGCTCCGCATATTCGGCCGAACCGCCGACGAGATGCCGGCGGATTTCACCGCGCTCGGAGATGCCATTCACGCCGACGACGTCGCGTTTGTCGAAAGTGCTGTCCAACATGCGATCCGGGCCGGTATTTCGTGGAACATCGACCACCGCATCAATCATAAGGACGGGAGCGTCCGGCACATACAAAATGTCGGACGATACGACGTCGACGAGACCGGGGCATCAACGCGTGGCTTCGGCAGCGTCTTGGATATCACGGAACGGAAGATAGCCGAGAGCGAGCTCGTGCGCCTCGCCAACTTCGACGTCCTCACGAATCTGCCCAACCGGATGCAAGTCGAGGTGCGACTATCGGAGTCGTTGGGCCGTGCGCTCGAACGCGGCAAACTCGTGGCTTTGTGCTGCCTGGACGTCGATCGGTTCAAGAATATCAACGACACGTTGGGCCACGTCGCCGGAGACACGCTGCTAAAGGAGGTGGGGGATCGACTCTCGTCCATCGTCCGCCGCGGCGATACCGTCGGCCGGTTGGGTTCGGACGAATTCGCGATCGTCTTCGCCGACGTCGCGACCGTAGCGGACCTTACGCTTCTCGCCGACAAGGTGACGCGCGCCTTCTCGGAACCGTTCATCATCGGCGGACGCGAATTATACGTCAACGCGAGCGCCGGATTCAGCATCTATCCCGGCGACGCATGCGACAGCGAGTCACTAATCCGCCAAGCCGACACCGCGGTCCACTCCGCTAAGGAAAGTGGCGGAGGTCAAGCGGTGTTCTTCAGTTCCGACATGCACGACGAGGCCGACTCACGCCTTGAATTCCAAAACAGCCTTTACCGCGCACTGGGTCGAGGTGAATTCCGGCTGCATTTCCAACCCATCGTCGACGCTGCGAGTCGCCGACTCCGCGGCTTCGAAGCTCTGATCCGATGGGAACATCCGACGCTCGGCCTCGTTCCGCCCGACCGATTTATCCCACTCGCCGAGCAGACGGGCCTCATCATTCCGATCGGAGAATGGGTGCTGCGCCAAGCCTGTTCTCAAGCTCTTGGGTGGCACAGCGACCAAGCCGGCTATCCTTGGGTTGCGGTCAACATCTCCGCACGACAGTTCTCGCATCCCGATCTCGTGTCGATCGTCGGCGAAACGCTGCGATCTTCAGGTCTTCCAGCCGATAGACTGACGCTCGAAGTGACGGAGAGCGCGGTTGTGCGAGACATACAAGCCGGCGCCGGCACCATCCGATCGTTGCGATCGATGGGCGTTAAGATCGCGATCGATGATTTCGGTATCGGATATAGCTCGTTCGGCTACCTACGCTCATTTGCGTTCGACACCGTGAAGATAGATAGATCGTTCACGCGCGGGCTGCCGGAAAAGTCGGAGGATGCGGCGATCACGCGAGGCATCATCGCGCTGAGCCAGGCCCTCGGGATGACCGTCACTGCAGAAGGCGTAGAAACCGAGGAACAAGCGACCTTCTTGGCTGCTGCCGGCTGCGACTCGCTTCAGGGTTATTTGATCGGCAGGCCGACGGCGCACGTTTCTGATCCGAACCGGTGA